The window CAGGAACCGGAGTTTTGAGTAAGAAGGGTCCATGGGATCTAACATCTGAAGGCCTGAATGCAGTTATCACCGGCGTCCTTGACAAAGAATTAGCGTCTGTACCTCGGATAGATATACCCACTACCACTGAAGCTAAGAGAAGGCATGCGACTCCTATTCTGATGCGTGAATCACAGGTGAAATCAATTGGTTCAGTTGCGATTGATGCTCCGAGCAAGTCTGTATTGTCTTTGAATGGCAACCACAAGGATCTTGAGTCCCTGACTTTGGCTGACATTCTTATAGCGACGGATATTGAGGGTGGTATACATGCGCTCAACAGGCAGAATGGAGAAGTGCTTTGGTCTATCTCAAATGCTAATTTACCTCCCCTAATAAAAGTGTCCGAGCCTAGTGCGGTTACTAACGAATCATTGATAGTTGAACCATATGCAGATGGCAATATCTACTACTTCAGTACTTATCAGGGATTACAAAAGTTACCTGTATCAATAAAACAGTTGGTCAGTCTTTCTCCGATGGATCTGAAAACCAAGATTGTGGTCGATGAACTGGGTACAATCTTAGAAGACGAAAAAATATACACCGGATCTAGAACAACTGCGGTGTACGCCTTGGATATATTTACGGGCGAAATAATATCCGTATATGGTCTTGGTACAGAAAATAAGGTATTTGAAACTTCCAAAATTAATGACAACAAAATGTTTAACAATGAGGATTTTGAGAACATCCTAGTGATCGGCAAAACTACCTTCGAGTTGAGCATCCACACCAAAGACAATATCGTCTACAATGTCACATATGCACAATGGCAACATAATTCCATTGATAATTATCTAGCCTCAAGAAATAATAAGTCTAAAGATGGGATTTACGTGGCACCTTTTCGTGATAGGTCATTACTAGCTACTAATGCCGACTTGAAGATAGCTAAATGGGTATCTCCGAAATTACCAGCAATCATAAACAACGTTTTCGATATTTATTTTGATTATTCTACAAACGAAAAGATTTTGCTGCCGCACCCGCTGAAAGCTGTTCAAGATAGCGAAGAGGAGAATATTCATGTCTACCTAGACCAAACCGAAAACAATTCTTGGTTTGCCTTATCCAGTACATTTTTCCCATCTTTAGTGGAATCTGCTCCCAAGTCTAAATTTAGTATGAGTGAGAAATGGAGGCGGGCagagatatttgaaaataaagCGTTGTTCAAAGTTGCTGTCGCAGGCGTCCATGCATTAGGTCATTTCCCCATTGATAAGATATTGATTAACGACAAAGAATACAGTCATAATTCTTTTATGGGTCGCAACGGAAGATTCTTAGACCCGCCTCCTAAAGATTATCAACCAAATAACGGTGTTGATTCGAAGTCGTTAGAAAAGTATATGTCTCCGGAAGATATTAGCCGACATAAAGTTGAACTACAACAAGAAGCTAGCAATGGTATATTGATCTCGAACAAGAACAGCTTTGCGTCTATAGTGGCGCAATTTATTTATAGGGTTGTTGAAAGCGGCCTGGTATTGGTTCTTTCCATATTCACGATTATATTATTGTCAAATTTCAAACTAATACCTCCTTTACACATTCTTTTAGAGCGGGGAGGTGTCattccaaaacaaaacttaCCCACACCGCTTGTTGAAATTTCAGAAGTTAAAAAGAAGAGTGAGCAACAAGAATCCACTGAgcaagaaaaggaaaagtcAAGCAGTGAAGAAGCTAAAGGGacagatattgaaaaatctgATGAGCAGGTAGAAGATGAAACGAAGGAAactgaaaagaagaagaggaaacGCGGTAAAAGAGGTGGAAAGcataacaaaaagaaagtgGCAGTAAATGAAAACCAGCAGGctgttaaaaattttgaatatgaaaatgatttaaAGCATTTAACTATTTCTGATAAAATATTAGGCTATGGTTCTTCAGGCACTGTAGTATTCCAGGGAAATTTTCAACATAGAGCGGTAGCTGTAAAGAGGATGTTAATAGATTTTTACGACGTTGCTTCCCACGAGATTAAATTACTAGCTGAGAGTGATGATCATCCAAATGTGGTTCGGTATTATTGTTCCGAAGTTACTGAAAGGTTTCTGTATATTGCACTTGAATTGTGTACAGCTACACTGGAAGATATCATTGaactaaaaaaagattCTCCAAagtattttgaattgcagAAGAGGGCAAATCCCATTGATGTGTTGCATCAAATTGCGTTAGGAATCTCTCATTTGCACATCATGAAAATTGTTCACAGGGATTTAAAACCGCAAAACATTCTAGTTGCACCTAGTAAGAGCTATAATCATCATACCGATGATCGAAATATGATTAGGATACTGATTTCAGATTTTGGACTCTGTAAAAAACTAGAAGCAGAGGAATCATCCTTTAAGAcgaatattaataatgcCGCTGGAACTAGTGGCTGGAGGGCTCCTGAACTATTAAGTGGTAAAATATCTCTACTAGATACGATCGAAAGCGAAGAATCAATTAATCAATCtacaaataaaaataatcaATCTTCCGAACCGCTTGTTTATGATCCAGTAAGCAAAAAGCGTTTAACGAGGGcaattgatattttttctCTAGGCTGTGTATTTTATTATGTTTTGTCAAAAGGAAGACATCCCTTCGGAGAAAGATTTATGAGAGAAGGGAACATTATCAAGGGTGATTATTGTCTAGATGGTTTAagcaaatatatcaagGATAGGTGTTTGGTAATCGAAGCCAAGGATCTGATAGCACAAATGATTCAGTCAGACCCATTAAAGAGACCTGTAGCTCAGGTAGTTTTAAAGCATCCATTGTTTTGGTCCGTACCAAGAAAATTAGAATTCCTATTGAAAGTCAGCGATCGATTTGAGATTGAAAGAAGAGATCCACCAAGTGCTTTATTGTTGAAACTTGAGGCCTCTTCGACCAAAGTACTTCCGTACAAGGACTGGACAATAAAATTTGATCAACTCTTTATGGATAATCTAGGAAAATATAGAAAGTATAATGGTGAGAAGTTAATGGATCTATTAAGAGCTTTAAGAAACAAATACCATCATTTTCATGATCTACCTGAGGAACTTTGTGACCTCATGAGCCCTATACCGGATGGATTCTATACGTATTTCATTAAAAGATTCCCTAATCTTCTGATGGAAATATACTATGTTGTGAAGGACAACTTGAAAGACGACCAAATTTTGGGAGACTTTATATAAAACCCTCACCCAGTATTCAGTCATGGGAAACAGGTATtctatatattaaattttGTCACATTATTTTCTGGTGTTTCAGATAGcataaatattataatcTCAAGTCATTGTCAGTTTAAGTAAAGTATTAACAATGTCGGTGAACGTTCTAATAGATATCAACATGCGTTGGATACTGATTTGGATGGTAGATTGCTCCAAGCTCAGCATAGAAGTATCAATTATCCAAAAGTCTATACGAAGTTATGAATCATCAGCAGATCTTAACCTTTTTCTGCTGGGTGGGTTGTCTAAAGTGTTTAAAATCCCCTGTTCTGTATTCTCACTTTGTAATTGCCCATTCCCTGAATCTTTTATAAAGCTTTCGGTATTAAGTTCAGATTGGGTGCTGCTTCCAGCCACATCCAAAGAGCTATTATCAGCACCTGCCAATATTGCCGAAAATTCACCTATACTATTATCATCCTCCTGCTTTGTAGTATTAATGCTATGCTCCTCAGCTTCTGGTACCAGTGATTTATAATTTTCTAAAAGCGCATTTAGACAGTTTTTACATGTCTTGTCTGTGGTGTCATTTTCCAGAATATCTTCCAAATGTTCAATAGCTTCTTTAATCTTCACCACACTATGTTGTCCAGTGACTTTAAATCTAGAGAGATTAGTGATTAGCATTTTCTTAACATcctttctttcaaatcTATAATAAGACCTAAGAATATCAAGCAAAAAATCTATATGGCATTCGTTTGTAGCTGCACttttttcatcttctgcaACAAGTCTACAAGGGTCTGTCCAATTAatcaattgttgaaaaatagcATTAGGCTTTAACATTGAATCCTTAGACATGTTGCTCCCATCAGTAGGGTTTTGGAGATCATCCCACAACATTGATAACCTTAGCAATACGTCACTTGCAACCCTTGCCATTCTTTGTTGATGGTTGAAATGGGAAAAACAATAAACTGGCAAGCAAAAGGCAAAGGCCTGAATCAGTGCCTCATTTCCAGAATTCGCAGGGGAGAAATAGGATAGTACAAGCGTTTCAAACAGATCATCATCTATGAAGACGTCACCTAAAAACAATTTACAGAGCCCTTCTGCTGCAACAGTTTGGCAATCGGCAAGCTCattgttttttaatattttgtaaaatatcTTGTGTAATGATATTGAGTCAACTTTTCCTTCCCCATCAACTACTTTACTACCATGAActgaaaaaatatcaataatcACTTGAAGAGCTATATTCTTCAACGCGACATTACCTTTGGAAACACACATACCTAGAATGTACATGCTTTCTGTCGCCAATTGTACATCAAGCAAACAACATAAACCCAGACAGCGGACACCTAATTCTCTTATATCACTTTGCGTATTTCTAACAGCAGGCGTAATTAATGTATCAATTAAAGATGATATCATGATATTCTGCTTTAGGGGCTTTTCAACAAGCTCCAACATGTAACGTGTTAACTTTAAACAAACTAATAATGATTCTGGACTTGgttgtttttcttctatTACAACAGTATTGTTAGAATCACATGCGTTAATATTACCACTCACCAAGTCGTCAACAGCTGAATGAAATGATTCAACAGCACAATAATCTTTATCTTCGTCCACCTCGTCTTTCTCTTCATCGATAACATCGTCTTTTCTGTTCTTAGAAATTGAATTATGACCCACTTCTTCGTTTTCTTGTTTctcaatatcttcatctctAATATCGGTAATAATTTCGACAGACATTGTTATAAAATCTCGCTCATTAATTGATAAGACTTTTAAGACCTTTAAGCTTATCTTCACTAGAGATTCTGATAAATCCTTATTGAATAGCAAATTTCTAACCAAGTTAAGCATATCACGTCTTCCAATTTCATCACTAAAGTCATATTTGTATGCAATATAGAGAAGTTgttcaataataaaatcTAGGGctttttcatcaatttgtGACTGCTCATCCTTGCTTTCATACCTCTTACTAATATAGGTTGTGATGTATTTGGAAAGTACCATGGTCTCTGGAAAGTTCTCTTCTATAAGCTCATTCATCTCATGTTCTAAACAGtgataataaaaagatttTAGCAGAAATACTGTAATTATACTGAAATTGTCCCAAACATCTTTAGGAAACTTAATTTTGTTTACAATATCACTTcgatattcaaataaagcACACATTGCTTTCTCGGCAACCTTTCCTTTAGTAACATCTAACTTATCCAACAAATCTATAATGTCACCATCCATCAAATTTAACCAATCAAATGCAACAAGTTTTCCACAAGCTTGTCTAACTGTCTCGTCTCTGTCTTCCAAACCCAACTGTACCAGCTGATCAAGTAAACTAGAATCGAGTTGAGTGAAAACCTTAGGGCCCATAGACTTCAATACTTTAGAGTAGATCAACCGTCTGTTTATAGCTGCAACATCACGTGCTCTTTCAAAGATAAGATGCTGAGTATTCTTGTTATTAGCTAAATTGAGCATGGCTGCCCTACGTATCTCAGCACTGGGATCATTCTGTAGGGCATGCACCAAACTTTCCGTTGCAGGATCAGCAGAGCTATCCAGTGACTCGTGCTCATCATCCTGAAACTTTGTCAGACAAAAGATAGCTTGAACTCGAACGTTGGGTTCCTTATCATGTACCCTTTTCTGCATTGACCATATAATCAAATCGTAAAGTTCTTCATCTATTTCACCCATATTATCCATGATAACAGCCAGCAGTTGAGTGACCCTATATCTCACATTTTTATCTCGTGATTCAATGCCATGCAATAAAAACCTAATGAACTGATTCAAAAATGCCCCGAATATTTGTTCCGTCTTCTCATCTCCGCCATTCTCAGCTCTCTTCTTTTGCAGAGCCAACTCATTACTGGCAATGAAAGCAGCAACCAACCGAACAATCCTATCACCGATAATTTCCTGTTTTTTCAACGAGAGTATCCTTACCACCAATTTATTAAACCAATAGTTGAATGATTCGTGTAACTGCTGCTCAATGCACTTGGAATAAACTTTATTCAACACCGCGATGTGACGCCTATGTCCCGCATAAGTGCTCTGGGCAGATTGGAACACTTCAGCAATGGCTCTAAAGATTTTTTGATTCACTGAAGTCTCTTCAGTTGTATTGATACCATTGGGCAATGTATCTTTATTCGTCAATATGGATTGTTCCATGGAAGCTTCTGCTGCCATTTATTCCTGTAGAAGTAGCGATATGGTCAATAATAGAGGCCTTATCGATTCcccaaaaaagaacaacAGGTCTACTACCTTTCACTGATAATTTTCAGCAAGAAGGAAGTGCTACAGTTGATCTAATGGCGTTCCGACTGATTGTAGTTAGTCTTTTTTACCATTATAAGCGTTTTATAAATAAAGGATGGTAAAATGTTCAACATTTCTCGTGAAACCCAATAGtaatcacgtgatagattgatttctttttataaaCCCGGGTAACCAATTACgtgaaaattttctgcTCATCGCATCTCATCACTTCTACAAGGAATAAAATGCATCAGACAGAACAAGCATAGTGCTACTTGAACGCTGGTTATTGGACTCCAAACTTTTTCCAGGTTAGTTATAATGACTCATCCTTCGACAGTTGTTCATAGGTCACGATTTATACATTATACCCCAGGTAATATTACCGCGTTAGCTTTTTCTCACAAATCAACTACAAAATTAACGCCAAGTGATTTAAGATTGGCATTGGGAAGATCAAATGGTCAGGTTGAAATATGGAATCCAAGGGACAATTGGTGCCAGGAGCTGATAATTCAAGGTGGTAAAGATAGAACTATTGAAGGGCTATGTTGGTGCAATTCACCAGGTGAACCGTTAAGATTGTTTTCGATAGGTGGGTCGACAGTTGTAACTGAATGGGACTTATCCACGGGTCTTCCACTAAAAAACTATGACTGTAACTCTGGTGTTATCTGGTCCATTGCTGTAAACAAATCAAATGATAAGTTGGCGGTTGGATGCGATAATGGTAGCgttgttttaattgataTCTCTGGTGGAAGAGGTGTTCTTGAATACGATTCAATTTTAACTAGGCAAGATGCGCGTGTCTTAACGTTAACTTGGGTTAATGATGCAGCTGTCATAGGTGGGTGTTCTGATGGTCGGATTAGAATTTGGTGTGTCGAAGAAGGTGATGAAAACAAGGGCAGATTGTTACATACTATGAAGGTTGACAAATCCAAGAAGGAATCAACATTGATTTGGTCTGTATTATACTTATCTGAAACAAACCAAATTGTATCGGGTGATTCCACTGGTTCAGTAAAGTTTTGGGACTACCAGAATACAACGCTGACTCAATCATTTAAGGTTCATCAAGCGGATGTTCTGTGTTTGACAACTGATTTGGAGAACACGAAGGTATTCACTGCTGGTGTCGATAGAAAAATCTATCAGTTTTCTACAGCTACAAAATCCCCCAAAAGTACAAAATGGGCGCCTACTTCAAATAGATTGTTCCATGCTAATGATATCAGGTGCATCGTATCGTATCAGTCAAAAGGCTGTAATTTCCTAATATCTGGTGGAGTTGAGAAGACCCTGGTGATCAGTCCATTGAACTCTTTTTCAGATGGAAACTATAGGAAGCTTCCCCAAATTTTGCCATTTCACAAAAATGTGCTGCTTAGTAGAGAACAGAGAATGGTTATTTCTTGGCAAGATAATGTGGTCAGGGTGTGGCAGATTGGGTTACAATTGGAGGCAGAAAAAACTATAAACTTGTGGCTaagttggttttgaaagatgaaCAGCATATCTCGATATGTGCATTGTCACCCAATGGTGAGGTATTGGTTGTTGGCACACCGTCTGGaatcaaagttttccaTTTACAGCCTACAGATTCAAAACTCAGGGTTACAAAATTAGACTATAATTCTATTTTGAACATTGGGAGTAAATTTGTTCAGTTTATTAACAACTCCAAAATTATCATCTGTTCTAACAATGGAGAGATTTTAATATTGGAACTTGAACctgaaaatgatgaggatgaaaagCTGGTAGAAATTGAGCTTCcagatattcaaaaaacaaaaaccagCATCAAGTTGCCTTATATTAGCACTATCAACAGTTTAAACACAAATAAAGATGGATTCGCTGTGGTGACAAGGGTTTGTGGGGCAGTGGACCTAATCAACTTAAAGACTTTGCAAGTAAAACCGTTGGTTCGTTTGATGAATTTTATTACAGCCATAAATTTCACCTCTCGAAAGACTGTTATTCTAGTTACTTCTGAAAATAAGCTTTACgaatttgatattaaaTCGAATGACGACCTTCTAACCGATTGGTGTAAGAGAAACCTCGAAAATTTGCCTTCTAAATTTACCCAACTAAAAGACAAATGCGttggaatatttgatgatgccCAGAATAACAGCAAAGTTTGGTTGTGGGGTGTTTCATGGCTTGCAAGCTTTAATTTAAATGTAGACCTTCCTGTAAacaagagaaagaaaacaaaaaagcaTTCCCGCGATGGCCTAACGATCAATGATGGAAGTAATTTTATCAACGAGTTTTCAGgtgaagaagatgaggaagatttAGAACTTGGAGAGGCTTACATAGCCAAGACTACCGATATTAAAGCCTCTAATAATTGGGGAAGAAACAATGTAAATTCCCCTTCTTTCTTCATTACAGATAAATACAGACCAATTTTATATGCTGATAAAATTTCTTCCAACGAACTAGTTGTAATTGAAAGGCCAGCATTTATGGTTTCTCAGTCGCCTGCATTCCAGCAGCCCAAATTAAGGTTCTGAattcaattgtttttaatattcaCTTTATCTCATCTGAATAGCAATCAGTAGctacatatatgtattcaTTTCCTtatataatacaaatatatattggatTACTATTTCGATTTCCTGATATAATCCACTATAAGAATACCAATCAGAGTCAGTACAGAGCTGGAGgcaaatatttcatcaaacCAAATGTCAATTGCAATATTTGGGACAGTGAATTTTTTGCCTAATAGTTCATTCAATTTCTTCGAGAGATCAAACGGCAGATTTGAACgaatcatcaaaattgtggataatatatacaCCCCTGTTAACTCAGAAACAACCagattttttaatatagaAGGGGGGTTCTGGTAAAGAGGTTTTTTCTTCACATTATTATGAACTGGTAAACTGCTTCCTTCGTTCTCATTTAAAGTGGTTAATGCgaatttttgtatttttaaaggtAATAAAGTCAATAGATATGAGATAGTTGTTGTAACCGTCGACAGCgaacaaataaaaaatgaaatagaAAGTATTAATGAAAGTTGTCTGATCAGAGAATCTaactcttcttcttgtttgaATCTGAAAATGACGAAGTCTAATATATTTGCAAGAGTAACTGTTAGTGGGTCTCCTGGACCTGAGtcgttttcttcatttcCTAGGAAGAACTCATAGTCATAATCTGATGGGTATTTGATTACATGAAATAATATGCGAGGAATTCGAACCAAAAGCGTTGTGATTAATCTGTAGACACAATAAACTAGGAATCctatttggaaaaatctTTTTGTCATAGTGAGCAGCTGAGGTTCCTCTATTCTTTGTTTCAGTTTTGCCATTTCCAATTGATACCAGCTAATCTTTTCCACCAGTTGATCCTTTAAAATAAGAACATCCCTATCGtcattttgttttagtGTTTGTATAACTGCAAAGTTTTCTTCTACACCATGTTTATAATCATTTAGTTTATCATGCAGACCAGAATTGTTGGTAAACATTAGGCCGACTCCATTATAGGCATTGTTTAATACagttgtttctttgttcttcaaaaagtACATTGTAACATAATATGGTGTAGATATAGATGCTATACCAGATAAAGCACCCATCATAGTGACCCCCACTATCGAAAGCCTTGTCAATAAATTTCTGGTGTAGTAGAATGGACCGCAATTAACACTTGCCAGAAGTACAACACATAGAATAGTACATAAACTGCCCAAAAATACCACTTCTGAGATATCCCTGCTGCGTTCCAGAAACTTGTATACAAAAATGATCAATATGCAAAGTGGCTGAATCATAATTAATGATGCTGATAAAAGCATAGAGGTGATAGGCCATATTACCTCCGTGATGATGTCTCCAGCTTGTTGACTTTCCGCTGTCTTGATTTGCCAAAGTACAATTTCGACTGCGACAACACATAAAGCAAAAGTAGCAGATACAATGACTCTTATTATGTTTGAAATACTGGAAAATGATCctaaatattcaatatatggCTTGAGAACGACCATTTTGGACTTCCGTTTTTGGAGAGTGATCAATGTAGGGTCCGGTTCAGAGGCATTTAATGATATTGGAGTTAACTCAAACAGTTTCTCTAACTTGTACCAAAGGAACCTATATGATTGATTGTATACAATAACAGCTGTTACGCATATAAACAATAACATGAAGAGTTCTTCCATCTTGATGGTCCTTCTGGAGTCCCTTTGGAGCTCTAGCATGTTAACGTTTAAAATTACACAACGGTTTTTTATCGATGGACCAGCCTTTAAATATCAACAGAAGTaaataatttaaagaattcatGTACATTACCAAAGAACAAGCAACACTATGGCAAGTAATGTCCCTGTTGGTCGAGTAATTGGCCGGGATAGTCCGACTAAAATAAAGgaaattgatgaaactTTGGAGTGTCCTGTATGTGGAAGCAAAGTTAAGGGATTAGACTCCTTAAATACGCATCTGGATGTTGAGCATGGATTTAATTATGATAGAACCAACTCCACAGATAGCAGTTCTGTCAATTTAACATCAGTTGATCAAAGAGTGTCGTCCAGACAAAAGTCAGGGTCTACTATAACGCTAAATACAGTACCTCATGTGGATAAAGGCCACTGGAAAACTCCAACAGCAGGAAAATCACGCTGTTTCAAGTGCCAAAAGAAATTAACACCTAAGATTGGTATGCGAAATTGCAGGAAGTGCGGTGAGCTATTTTGTTATAATCATTGTGGTCTTCTGATCAAGCTCAATTCTGCTGCTCATTATGATCCGATAGTTGGTGAGTGGTTTAAGTGCTGTAGCCGGTGTATGCAAGAAAGGCCGGGATATAATGATTTTGGATTGTATGTTGATCTTACAGAAACATTCTTAAAACAACGTACTATAAGAAATGAAGACaagcaacttcaaataatccAGCTTGAGAATAGGTTAGTAAGACTTGTTGATGGCATCATTGATCTTAATGCGTATCACAAGAGTACGTTCTTCTCTACTAAACTTAGCAACGATATCAACAATCTCGAAAAGACTATTACGCCATGGAGAAAAAATGAATCCACTAACCAGTGTACCATTTGCACCAGATATTTCCATCTACTCCTGAGGAAACACCATTGCAGATTATGTGGGAAACTTGTATGTGATGATAATTTGACCTATTGTTCAACTGAGTTACTGATACAGGATCTGATAAAGGCAGCGCCAGATTTACCATTTAAAAAGCCCAATTATGACATATCATTGATCAAAAATACACTCAGAATATGTTCTAGCTGTATTGATTCCTTTTTTCTGAAGAGGAAATTCCAACAGGATCTAATGCTGgaatcatcttcattattttcGAAATATACTGAACTCCAAAGTGTATCTAGAGTAATTCTACGGATTATGCCTCGATTTGAACGTCTGTTGGGGACTGTTAATTCTAACAAGCCTCAACTAGATAAAAGCGGCATTAATGAGTTGGCAATTctaagaagaagattacTAGAAGCGTTTACGTTGTATGAAAAGCTTGCTAAACAGGTTTTACACTTACAACCAGATAATGAAGCAGAAAGGAAAATTCAAAGGTCCATTCAAATAAAAGCATTAGCATTTATCCAGGAGAAAATGCTCccattgaagaagattccCGAAGTACTTAACCCATCCAATCCTGTCACAGAGATTCAAACTAGTCCAAGCAAATTGTTATTTAATAACCTGACAATTGGCGAGGTCAAACAGTATCGGGAACAATTAATGGTGT is drawn from Eremothecium cymbalariae DBVPG#7215 chromosome 8, complete sequence and contains these coding sequences:
- the YCG1 gene encoding condensin subunit YCG1 (similar to Ashbya gossypii ADR292W), producing the protein MAAEASMEQSILTNKDTLPNGINTTEETSVNQKIFRAIAEVFQSAQSTYAGHRRHIAVLNKVYSKCIEQQLHESFNYWFNKLVVRILSLKKQEIIGDRIVRLVAAFIASNELALQKKRAENGGDEKTEQIFGAFLNQFIRFLLHGIESRDKNVRYRVTQLLAVIMDNMGEIDEELYDLIIWSMQKRVHDKEPNVRVQAIFCLTKFQDDEHESLDSSADPATESLVHALQNDPSAEIRRAAMLNLANNKNTQHLIFERARDVAAINRRLIYSKVLKSMGPKVFTQLDSSLLDQLVQLGLEDRDETVRQACGKLVAFDWLNLMDGDIIDLLDKLDVTKGKVAEKAMCALFEYRSDIVNKIKFPKDVWDNFSIITVFLLKSFYYHCLEHEMNELIEENFPETMVLSKYITTYISKRYESKDEQSQIDEKALDFIIEQLLYIAYKYDFSDEIGRRDMLNLVRNLLFNKDLSESLVKISLKVLKVLSINERDFITMSVEIITDIRDEDIEKQENEEVGHNSISKNRKDDVIDEEKDEVDEDKDYCAVESFHSAVDDLVSGNINACDSNNTVVIEEKQPSPESLLVCLKLTRYMLELVEKPLKQNIMISSLIDTLITPAVRNTQSDIRELGVRCLGLCCLLDVQLATESMYILGMCVSKGNVALKNIALQVIIDIFSVHGSKVVDGEGKVDSISLHKIFYKILKNNELADCQTVAAEGLCKLFLGDVFIDDDLFETLVLSYFSPANSGNEALIQAFAFCLPVYCFSHFNHQQRMARVASDVLLRLSMLWDDLQNPTDGSNMSKDSMLKPNAIFQQLINWTDPCRLVAEDEKSAATNECHIDFLLDILRSYYRFERKDVKKMLITNLSRFKVTGQHSVVKIKEAIEHLEDILENDTTDKTCKNCLNALLENYKSLVPEAEEHSINTTKQEDDNSIGEFSAILAGADNSSLDVAGSSTQSELNTESFIKDSGNGQLQSENTEQGILNTLDNPPSRKRLRSADDS
- a CDS encoding uncharacterized protein (similar to Ashbya gossypii AGR366W): MLELQRDSRRTIKMEELFMLLFICVTAVIVYNQSYRFLWYKLEKLFELTPISLNASEPDPTLITLQKRKSKMVVLKPYIEYLGSFSSISNIIRVIVSATFALCVVAVEIVLWQIKTAESQQAGDIITEVIWPITSMLLSASLIMIQPLCILIIFVYKFLERSRDISEVVFLGSLCTILCVVLLASVNCGPFYYTRNLLTRLSIVGVTMMGALSGIASISTPYYVTMYFLKNKETTVLNNAYNGVGLMFTNNSGLHDKLNDYKHGVEENFAVIQTLKQNDDRDVLILKDQLVEKISWYQLEMAKLKQRIEEPQLLTMTKRFFQIGFLVYCVYRLITTLLVRIPRILFHVIKYPSDYDYEFFLGNEENDSGPGDPLTVTLANILDFVIFRFKQEEELDSLIRQLSLILSISFFICSLSTVTTTISYLLTLLPLKIQKFALTTLNENEGSSLPVHNNVKKKPLYQNPPSILKNLVVSELTGVYILSTILMIRSNLPFDLSKKLNELLGKKFTVPNIAIDIWFDEIFASSSVLTLIGILIVDYIRKSK
- the IRE1 gene encoding bifunctional endoribonuclease/protein kinase IRE1 (similar to Ashbya gossypii ADR293C); the encoded protein is MRGIQSTCSLRIYIWILLLFSYSHSVWFVTGTPAARPFLKRFENSKNSLGVTSAGTGVLSKKGPWDLTSEGLNAVITGVLDKELASVPRIDIPTTTEAKRRHATPILMRESQVKSIGSVAIDAPSKSVLSLNGNHKDLESLTLADILIATDIEGGIHALNRQNGEVLWSISNANLPPLIKVSEPSAVTNESLIVEPYADGNIYYFSTYQGLQKLPVSIKQLVSLSPMDLKTKIVVDELGTILEDEKIYTGSRTTAVYALDIFTGEIISVYGLGTENKVFETSKINDNKMFNNEDFENILVIGKTTFELSIHTKDNIVYNVTYAQWQHNSIDNYLASRNNKSKDGIYVAPFRDRSLLATNADLKIAKWVSPKLPAIINNVFDIYFDYSTNEKILLPHPLKAVQDSEEENIHVYLDQTENNSWFALSSTFFPSLVESAPKSKFSMSEKWRRAEIFENKALFKVAVAGVHALGHFPIDKILINDKEYSHNSFMGRNGRFLDPPPKDYQPNNGVDSKSLEKYMSPEDISRHKVELQQEASNGILISNKNSFASIVAQFIYRVVESGLVLVLSIFTIILLSNFKLIPPLHILLERGGVIPKQNLPTPLVEISEVKKKSEQQESTEQEKEKSSSEEAKGTDIEKSDEQVEDETKETEKKKRKRGKRGGKHNKKKVAVNENQQAVKNFEYENDLKHLTISDKILGYGSSGTVVFQGNFQHRAVAVKRMLIDFYDVASHEIKLLAESDDHPNVVRYYCSEVTERFLYIALELCTATLEDIIELKKDSPKYFELQKRANPIDVLHQIALGISHLHIMKIVHRDLKPQNILVAPSKSYNHHTDDRNMIRILISDFGLCKKLEAEESSFKTNINNAAGTSGWRAPELLSGKISLLDTIESEESINQSTNKNNQSSEPLVYDPVSKKRLTRAIDIFSLGCVFYYVLSKGRHPFGERFMREGNIIKGDYCLDGLSKYIKDRCLVIEAKDLIAQMIQSDPLKRPVAQVVLKHPLFWSVPRKLEFLLKVSDRFEIERRDPPSALLLKLEASSTKVLPYKDWTIKFDQLFMDNLGKYRKYNGEKLMDLLRALRNKYHHFHDLPEELCDLMSPIPDGFYTYFIKRFPNLLMEIYYVVKDNLKDDQILGDFI
- the PEP7 gene encoding phosphatidylinositol-3-phosphate binding protein (similar to Ashbya gossypii AGR365C), with product MASNVPVGRVIGRDSPTKIKEIDETLECPVCGSKVKGLDSLNTHLDVEHGFNYDRTNSTDSSSVNLTSVDQRVSSRQKSGSTITLNTVPHVDKGHWKTPTAGKSRCFKCQKKLTPKIGMRNCRKCGELFCYNHCGLLIKLNSAAHYDPIVGEWFKCCSRCMQERPGYNDFGLYVDLTETFLKQRTIRNEDKQLQIIQLENRLVRLVDGIIDLNAYHKSTFFSTKLSNDINNLEKTITPWRKNESTNQCTICTRYFHLLLRKHHCRLCGKLVCDDNLTYCSTELLIQDLIKAAPDLPFKKPNYDISLIKNTLRICSSCIDSFFLKRKFQQDLMLESSSLFSKYTELQSVSRVILRIMPRFERLLGTVNSNKPQLDKSGINELAILRRRLLEAFTLYEKLAKQVLHLQPDNEAERKIQRSIQIKALAFIQEKMLPLKKIPEVLNPSNPVTEIQTSPSKLLFNNLTIGEVKQYREQLMVLKEQKYIVEGLVEDAKKQRKFEEIPTLKQNINEIAKKIEDVEGTLGDQGFE